In one Lysobacter alkalisoli genomic region, the following are encoded:
- the der gene encoding ribosome biogenesis GTPase Der, with product MLPLVALVGRPNVGKSTLFNVLTRTRDALVHDQPGVTRDRHYGVCRPEGRRHFAVVDTGGIAGEDEGLVGATARQARAAAEEADLVLFVVDGREGASALDDEILAWLRKAARPTLLVVNKTDGLDSEAALNEFARYGFADAIDVSSAHRRGIDELIDEVLERLPEEGTRVELDDDPDRIRLAFIGRPNVGKSTLVNRLLGEERMIASDVPGTTRDSVAIDMERDGRRYRLVDTAGVRRKSRVDEVVEKFSIIKTLQAIEQCQVAVIMLDASEGVTDQDATVLALALDAGRALVVAVNKWDGLTDYQREQAEAMLSRKLGFVDWAEAVRISALHGSGLRELFRAVHRAHASATREFGTTEVNKALEIAYASNPPPSVRGHVAKLRFAHPAGTNPPSFVVHGTRLRTLNDTYKRYLENFFRKRFKLVGTPVRFVFKETSNPYEGRKNVLTDRQVAKKRRMIRHVKRGK from the coding sequence ATGCTCCCTCTCGTCGCCCTCGTAGGCCGCCCGAACGTCGGCAAGTCGACGCTGTTCAACGTGTTGACCCGTACGCGCGACGCGCTGGTGCATGACCAGCCGGGGGTGACCCGCGATCGCCACTACGGCGTATGCCGCCCCGAGGGACGCCGGCATTTCGCCGTGGTCGATACCGGTGGCATCGCCGGCGAGGACGAAGGACTGGTCGGTGCGACCGCCCGCCAGGCACGTGCCGCGGCGGAGGAGGCCGATCTGGTGCTGTTCGTGGTCGATGGCCGCGAGGGCGCCTCGGCGCTGGATGACGAGATCCTGGCCTGGCTGCGCAAGGCGGCCAGGCCAACCCTGCTGGTGGTCAACAAGACCGACGGTCTCGACTCGGAGGCTGCGCTCAACGAGTTCGCCCGCTATGGCTTCGCCGACGCGATCGACGTGTCCTCGGCCCACCGCCGCGGCATCGACGAGCTGATCGACGAGGTGCTGGAACGGTTGCCGGAAGAGGGCACTCGCGTCGAGCTCGACGACGATCCCGACCGCATTCGCCTGGCCTTCATTGGCCGTCCGAACGTCGGCAAGTCGACCCTGGTCAACCGCCTGCTCGGCGAAGAGCGGATGATCGCTTCCGATGTGCCGGGCACCACCCGCGATTCGGTCGCCATCGACATGGAGCGCGATGGCCGCCGGTATCGTCTGGTCGACACCGCCGGTGTGCGCCGCAAGTCCAGGGTCGACGAGGTGGTCGAGAAGTTCTCGATCATCAAGACCCTGCAGGCGATCGAACAATGCCAGGTCGCGGTGATCATGCTCGATGCTTCCGAGGGCGTCACCGACCAGGATGCGACGGTGCTGGCGCTGGCCCTGGATGCCGGCCGCGCCCTGGTCGTCGCGGTGAACAAGTGGGATGGGCTGACCGACTACCAGCGCGAGCAGGCCGAGGCGATGCTGTCGCGCAAGCTGGGATTCGTCGACTGGGCCGAGGCGGTGCGGATCAGCGCCCTGCACGGTTCCGGCCTGCGCGAGCTGTTCCGTGCCGTGCATCGCGCGCATGCTTCCGCGACCCGCGAGTTCGGCACCACCGAGGTCAACAAGGCACTGGAGATCGCCTACGCCAGCAACCCGCCGCCCAGCGTGCGCGGCCATGTCGCCAAACTGCGCTTTGCCCATCCTGCCGGCACCAATCCGCCGAGTTTCGTTGTCCACGGCACCCGCCTGCGGACCCTGAACGACACCTACAAGCGTTATCTCGAGAATTTCTTCCGCAAGCGTTTCAAGCTGGTCGGCACGCCGGTGCGGTTTGTATTCAAGGAAACCAGCAACCCGTACGAAGGCAGGAAGAACGTGCTGACCGATCGCCAGGTCGCCAAGAAGCGACGGATGATCCGGCACGTCAAGCGCGGGAAGTGA
- the bamB gene encoding outer membrane protein assembly factor BamB, which produces MRTRDVLRGTAALMCIVALTGCTTVKGWFGGKKAKPNEPAALVEFAPSQTVDRLWSTRVGKGEGRSGVRQGPVVADGRIYAAAVSGGVTALDLQSGRKLWTHESKLRLSGGPGVGGDLVVVGSLDGEVIALDAETGAERWQAKVPNEVIAAPAVGPGLVFVRSNDNRVTAFDAASGQRRWFWSHDVPPLSVRGNDAPLVGPGLIFVGNDDGTLTALSANDGNPLWEVPVGQPEGRTELDRMADVDGTPVLDGQVIFATSFKGSTLAIDGPSGRPMWAAEYGGPGRIGVSHDRLVVSDATGNVHGLDKGTGSAMWSQPALALRKLTAPAVQGDYAVVGDFEGYLHWMKLDNGEFAARVRAGRKALRAAPVVADGILLVQNIDGDLSAYRLQ; this is translated from the coding sequence GTGCGGACGCGCGATGTGCTGCGCGGCACGGCTGCCCTGATGTGCATCGTGGCACTGACAGGTTGCACCACCGTCAAGGGTTGGTTCGGCGGCAAGAAGGCCAAGCCGAACGAGCCGGCGGCACTGGTCGAGTTCGCGCCCAGCCAGACGGTGGACAGGCTGTGGTCGACCCGGGTCGGCAAGGGTGAGGGCCGCAGCGGTGTCCGCCAGGGGCCGGTCGTCGCCGACGGGCGCATCTATGCCGCCGCCGTGTCGGGCGGCGTCACCGCTCTGGATCTGCAGAGCGGACGCAAGCTGTGGACCCACGAAAGCAAGCTGCGCCTGAGTGGCGGTCCCGGGGTTGGCGGTGACCTGGTCGTGGTCGGCAGCCTCGATGGCGAAGTCATCGCCCTGGATGCCGAGACCGGTGCCGAGCGCTGGCAGGCCAAAGTGCCCAACGAGGTCATCGCCGCACCGGCAGTCGGTCCGGGCCTGGTGTTCGTGCGTTCCAACGACAACCGGGTGACCGCCTTCGACGCCGCCAGCGGCCAGCGCCGCTGGTTCTGGAGCCACGATGTGCCACCGCTGAGCGTACGTGGCAACGATGCGCCGCTGGTGGGGCCGGGGCTGATCTTCGTGGGCAATGACGACGGCACCCTGACGGCACTGTCCGCGAACGACGGCAATCCCTTGTGGGAAGTCCCGGTGGGTCAGCCCGAGGGACGCACAGAACTCGATCGCATGGCCGATGTCGATGGCACCCCGGTGCTCGATGGCCAGGTCATCTTCGCCACCAGCTTCAAGGGCAGCACGCTCGCGATCGACGGTCCCAGCGGGCGCCCGATGTGGGCTGCCGAGTATGGCGGCCCGGGCCGGATCGGCGTGAGCCACGATCGCCTGGTGGTATCGGACGCGACGGGCAACGTCCATGGGCTGGACAAGGGCACCGGTTCGGCGATGTGGAGCCAGCCGGCTCTGGCCCTCCGCAAGCTGACCGCGCCGGCAGTGCAGGGTGACTACGCCGTGGTCGGCGACTTCGAGGGCTACCTGCACTGGATGAAGCTCGACAACGGCGAATTCGCCGCCCGCGTGCGTGCTGGTCGCAAGGCCCTGCGCGCCGCCCCGGTGGTTGCCGACGGCATCCTGCTGGTGCAGAACATCGATGGCGACCTGAGCGCCTATCGGCTGCAATAG
- a CDS encoding YfgM family protein, giving the protein MAIDEILDEHEQSERVLQWLRDNGVGLIGGIALGLAAIGGWKWWGIHQQQVKIEEADRYSIAVDAIDANAPNAAELAAGLQPGLLSTLAGLELAQSQVGAGETEAAIATLKGLGSDDPALAAVINQRLARLQIEAGEAEAALALLADADSAGALEIRGDAEFALGRHDEARASYEKALAQMDVGSPLRRMLELKLTEVGGTPDEAEAEA; this is encoded by the coding sequence ATGGCAATAGACGAAATTCTCGACGAACACGAACAGAGTGAGCGCGTCCTCCAATGGCTCCGTGACAACGGCGTCGGCCTGATCGGTGGCATTGCCCTCGGGCTTGCCGCCATAGGCGGATGGAAGTGGTGGGGTATCCACCAGCAGCAGGTGAAAATCGAGGAGGCCGACCGCTACAGCATCGCGGTCGATGCCATCGACGCCAACGCCCCGAATGCCGCCGAGCTCGCCGCCGGCCTGCAGCCGGGATTGCTGTCGACCCTGGCAGGCCTGGAACTGGCCCAGTCCCAGGTCGGTGCCGGCGAGACCGAGGCGGCCATCGCGACCTTGAAAGGGTTGGGTAGCGACGATCCCGCGCTCGCTGCGGTCATCAATCAACGCCTGGCGCGCCTGCAGATAGAAGCCGGCGAGGCCGAGGCCGCATTGGCGCTGCTGGCGGATGCCGATTCGGCCGGCGCGCTGGAAATCCGAGGCGATGCCGAGTTTGCGCTCGGGCGGCACGATGAAGCGCGCGCATCCTATGAAAAGGCTCTCGCGCAGATGGATGTCGGCTCGCCATTGCGACGCATGCTCGAACTCAAACTGACCGAAGTCGGCGGCACGCCCGACGAAGCCGAGGCCGAGGCCTGA
- a CDS encoding DUF4115 domain-containing protein — protein sequence MSISFNDESWLEVFDTEGKPLEKGLIAAGERRSYEPGQVSRVTLGNVSAVEVSQRGESVDLSAFSKSNVARFTLSSDGSVVPPAE from the coding sequence CTGTCGATATCGTTCAACGACGAAAGCTGGCTCGAGGTCTTCGATACGGAGGGCAAGCCGCTTGAGAAGGGCCTGATCGCCGCTGGAGAACGGCGCAGCTACGAGCCCGGGCAGGTGAGCCGGGTGACGCTCGGCAACGTCTCGGCGGTCGAGGTCAGCCAGCGCGGAGAGTCCGTCGACCTGTCTGCGTTCAGCAAGTCCAACGTCGCGCGCTTTACGCTATCCTCTGACGGTTCCGTGGTGCCGCCCGCCGAGTGA
- a CDS encoding helix-turn-helix domain-containing protein — MIQPDPIKAGSERSCGQRLKKARLKAGLSREDVAHRLKMPARVVEALETDHWEVLGAPVFVRGQLKSYARLLKLDMDVDGCLDEANLPPVAPPELISHSHVPHYRRVLEQATRNAVYIVMTAAIALPVWWATRDHLRPSSSPTVQSLEVPEGLSPVLGSESNDGESGTGASAMVPRRSQRTPVVASMTRAAPNRHRGRPPACRYRSTTKAGSRSSIRRASRLRRA, encoded by the coding sequence ATGATCCAGCCAGACCCAATCAAAGCGGGTTCAGAGCGCAGCTGTGGCCAGCGTCTGAAGAAAGCCCGCCTCAAGGCCGGCCTGTCCCGGGAGGACGTGGCCCACAGGTTGAAGATGCCGGCGCGAGTCGTCGAGGCGCTCGAAACCGACCATTGGGAAGTGCTTGGTGCGCCGGTCTTCGTGCGCGGGCAGTTGAAGAGTTATGCCCGCCTGCTGAAACTGGACATGGATGTCGACGGCTGCCTGGACGAGGCCAACCTTCCACCGGTGGCACCACCGGAACTGATCAGTCATAGCCACGTGCCCCATTATCGACGGGTACTTGAACAGGCGACCCGCAACGCGGTGTACATCGTGATGACCGCGGCCATCGCACTGCCGGTATGGTGGGCGACACGCGATCACCTCAGACCTTCGTCGTCTCCGACAGTGCAGTCGCTGGAGGTGCCCGAAGGCCTGTCACCGGTCCTGGGCAGCGAGTCCAATGACGGGGAGTCGGGTACCGGGGCCTCGGCCATGGTTCCACGCCGTTCGCAGCGCACCCCGGTGGTGGCGTCGATGACCCGCGCAGCGCCGAACCGGCATCGAGGCCGACCGCCAGCCTGTCGATATCGTTCAACGACGAAAGCTGGCTCGAGGTCTTCGATACGGAGGGCAAGCCGCTTGAGAAGGGCCTGA
- a CDS encoding tetratricopeptide repeat protein — protein sequence MLALVVLAASGCNRLTFVKPDMDRRDFTRTAPTYEVSDSGKGSRSASAAILVREGRRALFDGKLDEAGSAARSALRQDDSSSGAHSLMAMVLDRRGQPAQAGEHYRRAAELMPRGAQFNDYGIWLCGQERTQEALEAFNRALADRTYSTPSFALANAGACADRAGLNEQAGQYLRAALQADPENPGALAAMAEREFRAGNAFTARAFAQRRLAAAPADPQVLVLASQIELQLGDKEAADRYVQQLRAEFPGFPGSENGGKR from the coding sequence ATGCTCGCCCTGGTTGTCCTGGCTGCCAGCGGCTGCAACCGGCTGACCTTCGTCAAGCCGGATATGGATCGACGCGACTTCACCCGCACCGCGCCGACCTACGAGGTCAGCGACAGTGGCAAGGGCAGTCGTTCGGCGAGTGCTGCGATCCTGGTGCGGGAAGGGCGGAGGGCGCTGTTCGATGGCAAGCTCGACGAAGCCGGGAGTGCCGCCCGCAGCGCGCTCAGGCAGGATGACAGCTCTTCCGGTGCGCACTCCCTGATGGCCATGGTCCTGGATCGCCGTGGACAGCCTGCGCAGGCCGGCGAGCATTATCGGCGTGCGGCCGAGCTCATGCCCCGGGGCGCCCAGTTCAATGATTACGGAATCTGGCTGTGCGGACAGGAGCGTACCCAGGAGGCGCTGGAGGCGTTCAACCGCGCCCTGGCCGATCGTACATATTCGACGCCGTCCTTTGCCCTGGCCAATGCCGGCGCCTGTGCCGACCGGGCCGGCCTGAACGAGCAGGCGGGGCAGTACCTGCGGGCCGCGCTACAGGCCGATCCCGAGAATCCAGGCGCCTTGGCGGCGATGGCCGAACGCGAATTCCGGGCCGGGAATGCTTTCACGGCGAGGGCCTTTGCCCAGCGCAGATTGGCTGCAGCACCAGCGGATCCGCAAGTGTTGGTGCTTGCGTCACAAATTGAGCTTCAACTCGGCGACAAGGAAGCGGCTGATCGCTATGTTCAACAGTTAAGGGCGGAGTTTCCGGGTTTTCCGGGCTCCGAGAACGGGGGAAAGCGGTAG
- the rlmN gene encoding 23S rRNA (adenine(2503)-C(2))-methyltransferase RlmN: MQHDNSHDAGRPSGDAVPVEALPTSPSKAAAVVADGRRNIFDLDRTSLEDFFEQELGEKRFRAHQVMKWIHHRHVTEFTDMTDLGKVLRAKLEERAVIHAPQVLFDKASTDGTHKWLLGMDAKNAIETVYIPDKGRGTLCVSSQVGCALNCQFCSTATQGFNRNLSTAEIIGQVWVAARHLGNVPHQQRRLTNVVMMGMGEPLANFDNVVRAMSIMRDDLGYGLANKRVTLSTAGMVPMIDRLGEESDVSLAVSLHAANDELRTELVPLNRKYPIAELMDACVRYALRKRGTSVTFEYTLMKGVNDQPEHARELVRLMREFDRRVQMKDAAKVNLIPFNPFPGTRFERPDDVAIRAFQKQLNNAGMIAPVRRTRGDDIDAACGQLKGQVTDRTRRQAAFREQLRKTGLHTTGPGAGDAAA; this comes from the coding sequence ATGCAGCACGACAATTCGCACGACGCCGGCCGCCCCTCCGGGGACGCCGTGCCCGTTGAAGCGCTGCCGACATCGCCGTCGAAGGCGGCAGCCGTTGTAGCCGACGGCCGCCGCAACATCTTCGATCTCGACCGCACCTCGCTCGAGGATTTCTTCGAGCAGGAGCTGGGCGAGAAGCGCTTCCGCGCGCACCAGGTGATGAAGTGGATCCACCACCGCCATGTCACCGAATTCACCGACATGACCGACCTCGGCAAGGTTCTGCGCGCCAAGCTCGAGGAGCGCGCGGTGATCCACGCGCCACAGGTCCTGTTCGACAAGGCATCCACCGACGGCACCCACAAATGGCTGCTCGGCATGGATGCGAAGAATGCGATCGAGACGGTCTACATTCCCGACAAGGGCCGTGGCACCTTGTGCGTGTCCTCGCAGGTCGGCTGCGCGCTCAACTGCCAGTTCTGCTCCACCGCCACCCAGGGGTTCAACCGCAACCTGTCGACTGCCGAAATCATCGGCCAGGTCTGGGTTGCCGCCCGCCACCTCGGCAACGTGCCGCATCAGCAGCGCAGGCTGACCAACGTGGTGATGATGGGCATGGGCGAGCCGCTGGCGAACTTCGACAACGTCGTGCGCGCGATGAGCATCATGCGCGACGACCTCGGCTACGGTCTGGCCAACAAGCGGGTGACCCTGTCGACCGCCGGCATGGTGCCAATGATCGACCGCCTTGGCGAGGAGAGCGACGTGTCGCTGGCGGTTTCGTTGCATGCCGCCAACGACGAGCTGCGCACCGAGCTGGTGCCGCTCAACAGGAAATATCCGATCGCCGAGCTGATGGACGCCTGCGTGCGCTATGCGCTGCGCAAGCGCGGGACATCGGTGACCTTCGAATACACGCTGATGAAGGGCGTCAACGACCAGCCTGAGCATGCGCGTGAACTGGTCCGGCTGATGCGCGAGTTCGACCGTCGCGTGCAGATGAAGGATGCGGCCAAGGTCAACCTGATTCCGTTCAACCCGTTCCCGGGCACGCGATTCGAGCGTCCCGACGACGTGGCGATCCGCGCGTTCCAGAAGCAGCTCAACAATGCCGGCATGATCGCACCGGTGCGTCGCACGCGTGGCGACGACATCGACGCCGCCTGCGGCCAGTTGAAAGGGCAGGTCACCGACCGTACCCGCCGCCAGGCGGCCTTCCGCGAGCAGCTCAGGAAAACCGGTCTCCACACGACAGGCCCGGGGGCAGGCGATGCCGCGGCGTGA
- the ndk gene encoding nucleoside-diphosphate kinase has translation MALERTLSIIKPDAVAKNVIGEIYTRFEKAGLKVAAAKMKHLSRAEAEGFYAVHRERPFFNALVEFMISGPVMIQALEGEGAVLKNRELMGATNPKEAAPGTIRADFADSIDANAVHGSDSLENAAIEIAYFFPATDVFAR, from the coding sequence ATGGCGCTGGAGCGCACCCTGTCCATCATCAAGCCCGATGCTGTTGCCAAGAACGTCATCGGCGAGATCTACACCCGCTTCGAGAAGGCCGGCCTCAAGGTCGCCGCCGCAAAGATGAAGCACCTCTCGCGCGCCGAGGCCGAAGGTTTCTATGCCGTGCACCGCGAGCGTCCGTTCTTCAACGCGCTGGTCGAGTTCATGATCTCCGGTCCGGTGATGATCCAGGCCCTTGAAGGCGAGGGCGCGGTGCTGAAGAACCGCGAGCTGATGGGCGCCACCAACCCGAAGGAAGCCGCGCCGGGCACGATCCGCGCCGACTTCGCCGACAGCATCGACGCCAACGCCGTGCACGGCTCCGACAGCCTGGAGAACGCCGCGATCGAGATCGCGTACTTCTTCCCGGCCACCGACGTCTTTGCACGCTGA
- a CDS encoding TetR/AcrR family transcriptional regulator produces the protein MAATAHFSTKDRILGAAEELFAQFGFTGTSLRQVTSRASVNIAAVNYHFGSKENLVNEVFRRRMDDMSAQRLAALKTALEQCPGELEPILAAFVEPALALAQDKHGGGAFVRVVARAYAEKNDSLRKFLSDHYGHVLREFAKAIAAAVPGLSKEELYWRLDFLAGALTYAMADFGLIKRPAGVTEAAHRERAARELILFAAAGFKS, from the coding sequence ATGGCGGCCACCGCCCACTTCTCCACCAAGGACCGCATCCTTGGCGCGGCCGAGGAACTGTTCGCCCAGTTCGGCTTCACCGGCACCTCCCTGCGCCAGGTCACCAGCCGCGCTTCGGTCAATATCGCCGCGGTCAACTACCACTTCGGCAGCAAGGAGAACCTCGTCAACGAGGTATTCCGTCGACGCATGGACGACATGAGCGCGCAACGGCTTGCGGCGCTGAAAACCGCCCTCGAACAGTGCCCCGGCGAGCTTGAGCCGATCCTGGCGGCCTTCGTCGAGCCCGCCCTGGCCCTGGCCCAGGACAAGCACGGTGGCGGCGCGTTCGTCCGTGTCGTGGCGCGTGCCTATGCCGAGAAGAACGACAGCCTGCGCAAGTTCCTGTCCGACCATTACGGCCACGTGCTGCGCGAATTCGCCAAGGCGATTGCGGCGGCGGTACCGGGACTGAGCAAGGAAGAGTTGTACTGGCGCCTGGACTTCCTGGCCGGCGCGCTGACCTACGCGATGGCCGACTTCGGCCTGATCAAGCGTCCCGCCGGTGTCACCGAGGCGGCGCATCGTGAGCGGGCTGCCCGTGAGCTGATCCTTTTCGCCGCGGCCGGCTTCAAGAGCTGA
- a CDS encoding 3-hydroxyacyl-CoA dehydrogenase/enoyl-CoA hydratase family protein gives MSNKLLVRRAAVLGAGVMGAQIAAHLTNAGVDTVLFDLPAKEGDPNGVVTRAIANLGKLSPAPLAGKGLAARIIPANYDDGLELLKDCDIVIEAIAERMDWKQDLYRKIAPFVADHAVLASNTSGLGINALADVLPEQLRHRFCGVHFFNPPRYMHLAELIPARTTDKAVLEGLETFLTTTLGKGVVVAKDTPNFIGNRIGVFSMLAAMHHTEQFGLGFDTVDALTGPLIGRPKSATYRTADVVGLDTMAHVIKTMADTLPDDPWHKYFKTPKWLAALIEKGALGQKTRAGVYTKKGKDILVLDLKAQDYRASTSELDADVATLLKERNPAKKFAALRASQHPQAKFLWACFRDTFHYSACHLESIADTARDVDLAMRWGYGWSMGPFESWQAAGWKQVAEWIAEDIVAGKAMSTAALPDWVFDGREGVHTSEGSYSPARNDKVPRSSNPVYARQRFPDPLLGESFPQGHTVFENDGVRLWADEGDDIAVLSFKTKMHTVNDHVLNGIQEAIGIAERDFRGLVIWQPKEPFSAGADLSGALGLLQAGDLKGFEAMVANFQATSQRIKYSLVPVVAAVRGLALGGGCEFQMHAAHTVFALESYIGLVEAGVGLLPAGGGLKELAVRASDKAGATGDVFAELKTAFESVAMAKVATSAVEAKELKLARDGDTVVFNAFELLHVAKAQALALAESGYRPPLPARNIRVAGDVGIATFKMLLVNMLEGRFISPHDYEIASRIATVICGGEVDKDSLVDEDWLIRLEREHFVALAQMPKTQERIAHMLKTGKPLRN, from the coding sequence ATGTCTAATAAACTGCTTGTGCGTCGTGCCGCTGTGCTTGGCGCGGGCGTCATGGGGGCGCAGATCGCCGCCCACCTGACCAATGCCGGCGTCGACACCGTGCTGTTCGACCTTCCTGCCAAGGAAGGCGACCCGAATGGCGTCGTCACCCGGGCCATCGCCAACCTCGGCAAGCTCAGCCCCGCCCCACTGGCAGGAAAGGGCCTCGCCGCCCGCATCATTCCGGCCAATTACGACGACGGGCTGGAATTGCTGAAGGATTGCGACATCGTCATCGAGGCGATCGCCGAGCGAATGGACTGGAAACAGGATCTGTATCGCAAGATCGCCCCGTTCGTCGCCGACCACGCGGTGCTGGCCAGCAACACCTCGGGACTGGGCATCAACGCATTGGCCGACGTGCTGCCCGAGCAACTGCGCCACCGCTTCTGCGGCGTGCACTTCTTCAACCCGCCGCGCTACATGCACCTGGCCGAGCTGATTCCGGCACGCACCACCGACAAGGCGGTGCTGGAGGGACTGGAAACCTTCCTGACCACGACCCTCGGCAAGGGCGTGGTGGTCGCCAAGGACACGCCGAACTTCATTGGCAACCGCATCGGCGTGTTCTCGATGCTTGCGGCGATGCATCACACCGAACAGTTCGGCCTCGGCTTCGACACCGTCGACGCGCTGACCGGCCCGCTGATCGGGCGGCCGAAGTCGGCGACCTACCGCACCGCGGACGTGGTCGGCCTCGACACCATGGCCCATGTCATCAAGACCATGGCCGACACCCTGCCCGACGATCCGTGGCACAAGTACTTCAAGACGCCGAAGTGGCTGGCCGCGCTGATCGAGAAGGGCGCGCTGGGCCAGAAGACCCGCGCCGGCGTTTACACCAAGAAGGGCAAGGACATCCTGGTCCTCGACCTGAAGGCGCAGGACTACCGCGCTTCGACCAGCGAGCTTGATGCCGACGTCGCCACGCTGCTCAAGGAGCGCAATCCAGCGAAGAAGTTCGCCGCCCTGCGCGCCAGCCAGCATCCGCAGGCGAAGTTCCTGTGGGCCTGTTTCCGCGACACCTTCCACTACAGCGCCTGCCACCTTGAGTCGATCGCCGACACCGCGCGCGATGTCGATTTGGCAATGCGCTGGGGTTACGGCTGGTCTATGGGGCCGTTCGAGAGCTGGCAGGCCGCCGGCTGGAAGCAGGTCGCCGAGTGGATCGCCGAGGACATCGTGGCCGGCAAGGCGATGAGCACTGCCGCCCTGCCCGATTGGGTGTTCGACGGCCGCGAGGGCGTGCACACCAGCGAGGGCAGCTACAGTCCGGCCCGCAACGACAAGGTGCCGCGCTCATCCAACCCGGTCTACGCGCGCCAGCGCTTCCCTGATCCGTTGCTCGGCGAATCGTTCCCGCAGGGCCACACCGTGTTCGAGAATGACGGTGTGCGACTGTGGGCCGACGAGGGTGACGACATCGCCGTGCTCAGCTTCAAGACCAAGATGCACACGGTCAACGACCACGTGCTCAACGGCATCCAGGAAGCCATCGGCATCGCCGAACGCGACTTCCGCGGCCTGGTGATCTGGCAGCCGAAGGAACCGTTCTCGGCCGGTGCCGACCTGTCCGGTGCACTGGGCCTGCTGCAGGCCGGCGACCTCAAAGGCTTCGAAGCGATGGTCGCCAACTTCCAGGCCACCAGCCAGCGGATCAAGTACTCGCTGGTGCCGGTGGTGGCCGCAGTGCGTGGGCTGGCGCTGGGTGGCGGCTGCGAGTTCCAGATGCATGCCGCACACACCGTATTCGCGCTGGAGAGCTACATCGGCCTGGTCGAGGCTGGCGTCGGCCTGCTGCCGGCCGGTGGCGGCCTGAAGGAGCTCGCCGTGCGCGCCTCCGACAAGGCCGGTGCGACCGGCGACGTCTTCGCCGAACTGAAAACCGCGTTCGAGAGCGTGGCGATGGCCAAGGTCGCGACTTCCGCTGTCGAGGCCAAGGAGTTGAAGCTGGCGCGCGACGGCGACACCGTCGTGTTCAACGCATTCGAACTATTGCACGTGGCCAAGGCGCAGGCGCTGGCATTGGCCGAGAGCGGCTACCGCCCGCCCCTGCCTGCCCGCAACATCCGCGTCGCCGGCGATGTCGGCATCGCCACCTTCAAGATGCTGCTGGTCAACATGCTGGAAGGCCGTTTCATATCACCGCACGACTACGAGATCGCCAGCCGCATCGCCACCGTGATCTGTGGTGGCGAGGTCGACAAGGACTCGCTGGTCGACGAGGACTGGCTGATCCGCCTGGAGCGCGAGCACTTCGTCGCGCTGGCGCAGATGCCCAAGACCCAGGAGCGCATCGCGCACATGCTCAAGACCGGCAAGCCGCTCCGCAACTAA